A stretch of DNA from Diadema setosum chromosome 10, eeDiaSeto1, whole genome shotgun sequence:
TTTTTGCCATGTTCCCCCATATGAGACTACAATAATCCATCTGATTCAGAATAATGGTTTTATAGAATATCACTGCCATTTGCTGCGTGATAAAAGGTCTAATTCTTTTCAGTAAACACAAACTCTTGTTCAGTTTTTTCTGCAAACATTCAACATGTTTTGTCCAGCCTAAGTACTGGTCTATGTGTACACCAAGGTATCTGATATGCGTGACCCGAATAATGACCGTGTCCTTAATCTTTACACAAGGAACTGAAATGCTCTTGAGTCTCCTTCTCGACCCAATCAATAGAAACTCACATATTTGGGCATTTAGTGCCAACTTATTTTTACACAGCCATTCTATCTAAGTCCTCATTTAGAACTGTCACCAATCTATCAATGTTGTTACAAGAGTAATACAAACATGTGTAATCTGCGTAGAGAGATACCATATTATTCTTTACGCACAAAGGTAAgtcatttatatataatatgaacaGTAAGGGACCTAGATTTGAACCCTGGGGGATTCCACACTTAATTGTCTGTGGTCTAGATTGAACCCCATTGACAACTGTGCACTGGGTGCGATCTGTCAGGTAGCTGCAGAACCATTCAACTACTGAATCAGACAGGCCATACTGACGCATCTTACGTAATAGAGTAGCATGGTCTACTGTGTCGAATGCCTTCTTTAAATCCAGTGCGACTACGCCTACAAACATTCCTTGGTCAAGTTTGTTGAGCCAGTATTCAGTTACATTAATTAAGAACTGGTCGTCATTGTTGAGTGTTTGGGTCTAAATCCTGATTGATGCACTGCCAGAAGTCCTTTCTCTTGAAGATATTTGTACAATTGATCAAATATGAGTTTTTCCATAATTTTCGCTATCACTGGTAAAAtagatattggtctataattgtTAACCTGCGATCTTTGACCCGCACCTTTGTATACGGGCGTGACACGCGACCGTTTCCATGCCAACGGAACCTTGTTTTGGTGCATCGACAGGTTAAAAATATAAGTAAGAGGTTTACAGATATATTCAGCAATGGACTTTAGGATAAGTGCAGGTACATTGTCCAGACCACAGGCCTTATCAGTAGCAAGATTATGTAAATGTTTCAGTACTTCGTTTTCTTCAATATCCATAAAACGGAAATAATTTTCAGGGTCCAGGTTTTGGGACAACATGTCCCTGCAGTCATCTGCATGCTCactattttcaacattttcttgaattattTTACCAACATTAGTGAaatatgtattgaaatattcagctatttcttttttacccAACATTTCTCGACCTTCTGTTTTTACTTGTGTTATTCTACCAGTTTCACATTTCTTCGGGAGAACAAAGTTCAACGATTTCCAGACCTTGtcagcagtggcgtatctaggggggggggggcaaggggggcacgtgccccgggcgccactccttgggggcgcaaaaaaacgaaaaaaaaaaacgaagaagaagaagaaaaaaaaaagaaaaaaaaaacgaagaagaaaaaaaaagaagaagaaggaaaaaaaaaaatcgcccggaaggggggagggagaatgatggggggggggggggggggggagggggcagaaaaccaaatcaaacaagataaaaacaaaacatgatgacgcggacaaaatgacaatgtttattgtgttcacacaaaaattccatgttctgtgagctgaaatacaaaaattttcggctcgctcgctgcgctcgctcgccaaaatttacataaaaaagaaggtaagaacaaaacgtgatgatgacaaaatgacagtgtctattgtgttcacacatgtcattttatatttagcaggcaaaatgtttcatggagcagcggctgcaatttctttcgttctgaagcgatcgccaattggatcaaaagaaggcgccaacggtttcgaacaaacggaggggggggggggggggtgcaaaaaaccccgaatcaaacatgcagcaaaacgtaatgatgacgcggaaatatacaaatttcggctcactcgctcgtactaatttagagtattttttcaagtcctcagttagttggtataaatcgttatctataaggccgtcactatatcttgattagaattgtaagatttaataagcaaaaaatgacaagagtttcatgatttgtaagctgaaatacaaaacttttcggctcactcgctgcgctttctcgccaaaatttgtatataaaaaagagaagaagataagaacaaaacgtgacgatgacgcggacaaaatgataatgtctattgtgttcactcatgtcatcttatatttagcaggaaaaaatgttacacggagcagcgactgcaatttcattcgttctgaagcgatcgccgattggatcacaAGAGGACGCCAACTgcttcgaacatacgggggaggggggcgccaaaaaaaaaaaagataagaaaaaaacgtaatgatgacgcagaaatatatacaaatttcggctcactcgctcgtactaatttagaataCTTTtccaagtcctcagtttgttggtataaatcgttatctataaggtcctcactataattgtgagatttaataagcaaaaaatgacaagaattccatgttttgtaagctgaaatacaaaaattttcggctcgctcgctgcgctcgctcgccaaaatctatataaaaaagataagaacaatacgtcatgatgacgaggacatatacaaatttcaactccctcgcgcgcactaatttagcgtattttttaaagtcctcaattttttggtataaatcgttatctataaggccgtcactatatcttgattagaattgtaagatttggtaagcaaaaaatgacaagaattccatgttttgtaagctgaaatacaaaaattttcggctcgctcgctgcgctcgctcgccaaaatctataaAAACTCATTACAtctaaatcaccctcaaaagatcccttttaagtgcttgaaaaagcatcatgtggactttgtttaaagtccttaccgggatggggttggggttgaacattttttgagaaattaggggcgcaattttcgtgcttgccccgggcgccgttttccctagatacgccactgcttgTCAGATTGACCATTACTGTTAATGATACTATTAGTAATATACTCTCTCTTTGCTCTACGAATTTGAGCGGTAACCTTGTTTCGTAGACACTTGTATTTTTCCCAGTCAACAGGTGAGCTTGATTTCTTTGCTAAACGCTTCTGATTGTCCCTTTCCTTTATGAGTGAGATGACTTGATCAGTAATCCAAggtgattctttctttttaactctttttttttcttaaggggAGCGTGTTTGTCTATCACCATACGTATTATATTTTCAAATGCAGTGTACGCTGCCTctacattagtttcattcatgATGTATTCCCACGATTCCATAGATATGTCTTCTTTTATCAAACCATAATCAACCTTCTTTAAATTTCGAGAAATCTTATATTTGTGTTCAGCTTTGTTTTTGACACTTTTTTTTACCCCAGCTACAATATACAAGATAATGATCACTCAGAGACATGGGTAAAATATCAACAGAATCAATTTTAGCTGGAGTATTTGTCATGATTAAATCAATCGTTGACGAGGTGTTTTCCGTAACTCTGGTCGCCGAATTAACTAGTTGCACATAACCAAAGCCTTCCGTTAACTCAAGTAACTGCTTTGTTTGCAATGGTTTATATTCTGGCATTACGTCACAATTCATATCCCCTAGTAAAATACCTTCTCGAGTTAGGTCTTCTATTCTCTGTAATACCAATTCAAACAATTTAAAAACCTTCAAGTTTGCGTTAGGCGGTCTGTACCATGAGACAATAAAATATGACTTCACCTTTACAGGCTTTATTTCAATCACTAACATTTCCAAATCTTCATTCATTAAATCACTTCTCAGTGTATAATCTACATCACTTCGTATATATGCTGCCACACCTCCACCTGCTCTGTTTCTATCTTTCCGTATCAATGAATAATCGTTACATGCAATTTCGCTGTCACCAATAAGCTCATTTGAATGAGTTTCGCTTAGCGTTAATACATGGATGTTTGACTTTGACATAAATAATCGGAGTTCATCAATGTTCTTCGTGAGAGAAGCACAGTTAAGATGAGCAACTTTCAGCCCAGGACTTACTCGTAGtttctgtatttgtttttccaaaTGTAATGACATAATATCTCTTTTCCCCCCATCAAGCTTCATAATATCATGTAATTGCCCATCTGTACTGGAGTCATTATGACTGTCATTATGCGTGCGTTCTCCACTTTCAGATACATTTGCCATATCATTGGCAGCATGAAATGGTAATTCCTGGAAACGACAAAAACGACAAAACCAATCATTGTCAGTTACAAAGACGTCCTTGCTGTATGGAGTGCATTTCAAATGGCACCATCTAAGACATCTGGAACATAACAGTGCATTTTGGTTATTTTTAACACTTTTGTTACACGTCATACATGGAtactttaatttcattatttatgGTTTACCGGTCATATTTACCAATGCTAGTCATGTCCTATCGCAGTCTCTCAATGTCTGCCATGTTCCTGATGGTGACTCTTCTGTCATTCATTCCTTCGGTTCTGACAAGCGCTGTGATCTTCCCGTCCTTGGTCCACACCCGTCTCACTGATGACCTGTCCTTTGCTGCCTGGACAAGCTTCCTTCGGTGTGATGTTAgatcttgatcttgatcttgatcttgataTCCTTGATGTACAAACGCCTGGTGTGGCTATCCCGTACATATAGGTCGCAATATATGCTTGAGTCGGAGGCATATCTTATTCAAACTTAATATTTTCAAGAAGGTCTTTAAATTTTTGGATTGTAGAAGCTTCTCTGACATTATCTGGGAGGTTGTTCCACTGGGGGATTGTCCTTGGGTATAGAGACTGCCGGTAGCAGCTCTTATTTGCTCTTATATGGTCGTACACAAATTTCTTGGAGGAGTGTCGTGTGGTTGGTTTTCTCTTGGTTAAATTGGAGCTTTGCAGATGTTTAATATTGCTGGGGATTAATCCTTGGGTCTCTTTATAGATGATGAGAAGGCGAGATTTGATTCTACGTCTCTCGAGGCTTTCCCATTCCAGTTGCTTCATCATATTCGTTACACTAGCTGATCTGTCATAATTGTTGCATGCAAATCTTGCAGCTCTTTTTTGGATCTTTtcgattgcttgtttgttgttttgttgactTGGGTCCCAAACTGCGTGACAGTATTCCAAGAGTGGACGTACCAGGGTGATGTAAGCTATGGCTTTGGTTTGTATGTCGCAGCTAAACAGATTCCTTCTCAGCAGACCAAGCTGGCGGTTGGCTTTGTTGATTACTTGGTTGATGTGCATGGTCCAAGACAGATCCGATGCCAATTCAACTCCAAGGTATGGGTAATGATCGACTCTACTTAGTGTGTTGTTTCCCATGGAGTAACTGAACTGAGGGGGTCTTAATTTGTGAGTGACAGTCATAACGAAGCATTTGGAAGTATTGAAGCCCATCTGCCACTTTTGTTCCCAGGCCCGAAGTGTGTCAATATCAGCTTGGAGTGAAGTTTGGTCTGAAGAGGTTTCAATCCCACGATACAAAATACAATCATCCGCGAACAGGCGTACTTTAGATGAGAGGTTACTGGGTAGATCATTAACATAGGTGAGGAACAACAGTGGCCCCATCACTGTGCCCTGTGGAACGCCTGACTTCACAGGTAAGGGACCACTGGTGATCCCTTCCAAAAGAACTCTCTGGTGGCGGTTGATTAGGAAATTCTTCaaccaaacatggattttgttTCGAATTCCGAAATATTCAAGCTTATGAAGTAGACGATGATGGGGAACTACATCAAAAGCTTTTTTAAAGTCCAATATTATTAAATCAACTTGGCCCCTATTGTCCAAAACTTTCTGTATGTCGTCGATCAAGCCTGAAAGTTGTGAATCACACGACCTGCCTTTTCGAAAGCCATGCTGCTGATCAGCTAAAATTCCAAACCTCTCAAAATGTTTCATGATATGGCCATGGATGATGTGCTCGAGTAATTTGCAAACGATCGAGGTTAAGGAGACTGGTCTGTAGCTCTGTGGTTGAGAACGATCATCTTTTTTGTAAATAGGTGTTACATTCGCGGTGCGCCAATCCTTGGGAAGATCACCGGTAGAGATGGATTTCTGGAAAATCTTTTGCAGAGCTGGGGCAATGCTACCTGCACAGGCCTTAAGAACCTTTCCTTGTATTCCATCAGGACCTGCAGCTTTATTCGGGTTGAtattcaaaagcagtttacgaACTCCTTCTTCAGTTATCACAATATCATCTATATCCGGGATATTACTACCGTCTAGGTCTGGTATGTTGTCATCTTCGTCAGTGAATACTGAGCAGAAGTATTCATTAAATGCCTCTGCTTTCTCCATTGTCCCTGGGATGATATTACCACGGACTTTGAGGGGTGGAATTCCACTTACTTCTTGTCTCTTAGCCTTAATAAATTTCCAGAAAGGTTTAGGGTTTTCGGTTCTTAGGCTGGCCCCGATAACATCTCTCAAGTAGTTCTTATATGCCTTCCTGGTTCTCCTGTCAATACTTCTTCTCAGTTTTTTGAATGCTTCTTGGTCAGTGGGAGACTGTGACCTTTTCGCTTTATTGTAGagtctcttcttctttctgtagTCCCTTTTGAGTGATCTGTCTATCCATGGGTATGAGAAACGACTTGAGGTCATCTTAGAGGGGATGTGTCTTTGGATTGATGACTGAAGGGCTGTTTTAAAGTCAGTATAAAGTTCCTCCGTACTTGAAGAGGAGATGCGATCGTGAGTGAGGGATTTGTTGAAATCTTCCATGTCCCTGTTGATTTCCTCGAAGTTCGCCTTCTTGTAGATGTAAACTTTCCGCTTGGGTGGTCTGTTAACTTTGGGCTTTAACACAGCTTCTATAATCACCATATCATGGTCACTAATACCATGATCCACCTTCACAGATTCTGCAGATGCAGGGCGATTTGTGAAGCACAGGTCCAGTATATTCTCTGCTCTTGTAGGATCTTTAACAAGTTGTTGTAGGTTATTGCCATTCATAATATCTATCACTTTCCTACTCACTGTCGGGTACTGGCCACCAGGTTTGAAGACGGTTGATTCCCAATCAACGTGTGGTAGGTTGAAGTCACCAAGGATCCACACGGATGCATTCTTTGGAATTCTTGATAACGATAATTCCAACTCTTCCAAGTACTCTAAGTTTGACGATGGTGGTCTATAAAATGCACCTATGTATAAGGGTGGTATTCCTTTCACGTGGATTGAGATCCATATAATTTCCGAGTTTGTTTGGAGATGTGGTTCTTCTGACGCAAGGAAAGTATCTCTTACAGCAATGAAAACTCCACCACCTCTCTGATCAGTTGCTCTATCTCTTCTGAAAACATTGTAGCATGATGGAAAAATTTCCCCGGTAGAAATAGAGCTGTTTAACCAAGACTCAGTCCCGATTACCACATCTGGGTTCTCACAAGCCAATACTGCTTCAAAGCTCAATAATTTAGCTTTTATACTCTGACAATTcaaattaatcattttcatccGTTTTGTTAACTCAGGCTTCTGTTTGTTCCTTCTTTTATAGTTGTCCTTGGGATTGGCTCCTGCATTCTTTCTGCTAAACACTGGAGTCTTAGGTTTTGGGTTTGGGCTTGATGTTTGAACAGGTTGTCCAATGTCTAGGTCTTGCCTATCATCTGATGAAACGTTAATGGCATTACTTGGTAACTGGGTCAATGGGTCGAAACTGTTGGACAGTTCTAACTTGGTAGCGCTTAGAGAGAAAGACGACACATTTGGGTTTCCACAATTAGAACAGATCCAAGAAAAAGAAGGATGATCTGACAAATAATCATACATGTCATCACTCATTTTCAGGCATGAAGCGTGAAACCAACCCTGGCACTGTTCACATTCAACAGCTTTCTGTCCCCATTTGGCTGCTTTCTTACAAATTTCACAAGGGTACTTTGGTTTACGGGGGCCAGGATTTAGTTCAATATCACCTGACAGCAAAACATACACAAAGGCCATAAGTCTAGCCCTCTTCACACTCAACATTGTTCTTGGTGATTTTAACTTCAACAAATACAAAGAGTAATGGAACATGCTCACTTGGTTTTCTTGCTTGTATAATCTGTGTTGCGAAAAACTAAGGGCGGAAGATGGTGCCATCCAGTTGTCACGGAAGATATTTGATTGCAGATTTTCTCTGTTGACGCCACACTCATGTTCAGCTGTGCTGCTGCTGGTTCTGATAATCAGGCTGAGAATCATTACTAGGGCTGGGATCCAGAATGACTGTAAAATCGCCATAATGCAGGCTGTCGTTGTTCATAAAAAATACTCCCAAAACAAACACTTATTTAATAACCATACAAAtacttttattacaaaaaatgtttaaaaacatCCCACAAGGCataaaatccaagatggcggtCGGCACATATGTTGGTGCGTTACTTGTTGGATGCACGAAAATCTTGATTGCACTATCACACACGTGAGGTCGGTCCGTAGAGCTGTGTTGCTTGGGCTTCCACTTCAGAGCAAACGTTGGTCCAATTTGTAGGTCAAAATTTCTCGCTAATTTCTTACACATAAGGATAAAAATCCATCACAGATGGATCAGCATAGTAAAAAACACTATAATATCACCGATTAAAACACAGATGCCTcgaagaaaattaaaaatttgATAGGATTTAAACTGCAATTTGCAGAGCTAAAAAATATGCGTCCGACTGTCAAGCATGCACAGCAACAGATCCTCGTGTACAAAGATGGGACTCCCTTTGAAACGGGACTTGGCGTTGAAGACGGTCTGCCGAGCGTTGTATGATCCGAACTTGACTATGATCGGTTTTGGTCCAGGTTTGTCTCCTTCAACTCCGCTTCTGGGTTTCGGTGTAATGCGATGACTTCTGGAAATGCATGTAGGGTCGAGTGAAATGTCCAGGTGGGTCTTGACGACGTCCATGATGAGGTTGTCAGTGTTTTCATCTGCTGTTTCCGGTATACCGTAGAACCGGAGGCATTCCCACCTAGAGTATTGCTCTTGCTCATCGAGTGCATTCTGAACCTTTTTGAGGTTCCCTTCCAGATATTTGAGTTGCTCATTCATCGATTTCTGTTCGGCCGTTAGTTGCTCAAGGTCCAGCGAGATTGCTTGGTACACACTTTGTGACACTTTCTCCAATATGGCGGCCGAGATCACGTCATTCAGCTTTTGGAGAACGTCGTCGCAGCACAATGCCTCCTTTATTTGAGATTGCAAGGCTTCTTTCACGTAGTCCATGGTCAATGGAAATGTCTCACTTGGCTGATCACCTGCACACCGAGGGTCTCCTTGGTTGTGACTGACCGGAGATGCTGCCCGTAGTCGGTTAGCCCATGGTCCGTCACCTTGCTTGAGCTTTCCGGCAGGTTTCTTAGCTGCCATTTTCCTTCACTTTCTCGTCGTTCATCCACAAATTTCAACGAAATGGACTTCTTCCAATGTTAATCTATCAGCTCGTCGAAAGATGAAGAAGACGATACAGTGATATATGTGATTTAACGTACTTAATTCTGTAGACTCGTGGGGCATGTGGAGAGGCGTGTGTGCACCATCTGACATTTTTTGTGACAGTTGAGATTATAATCAATGCTAAAAGCTATcttcattatgattatgatcaCAAGTTGAGGAAGTGATCACTAAGGTATctacagcctttttttttccttgccgcataaatgtgttttatttatttttccttttttgtattACACCTTATATCTCAACTGTCAAAACCAGCTTCCTAAAACGTTTGAGTTTGCTCATATTGAATATGAATGTAGATAGGTATTATATGATATACGTTTATCGGCCATACTATCAATGGGGAATAGATCCACCACTCGACAATTTCTAGACGAGCCTGATCAACTGTTTGGAAACCGGTCTCTCCATCAGATGTCATTCTTGGAGATCTTAAAATCCATGTAGACCAACTTAACATGCCTGCAAGTCGCCAGTTTGTGAGCTCCATCTCAGCCGGAAGT
This window harbors:
- the LOC140233972 gene encoding uncharacterized protein; this translates as MAAKKPAGKLKQGDGPWANRLRAASPVSHNQGDPRCAGDQPSETFPLTMDYVKEALQSQIKEALCCDDVLQKLNDVISAAILEKVSQSVYQAISLDLEQLTAEQKSMNEQLKYLEGNLKKVQNALDEQEQYSRWECLRFYGIPETADENTDNLIMDVVKTHLDISLDPTCISRSHRITPKPRSGVEGDKPGPKPIIVKFGSYNARQTVFNAKSRFKGSPIFVHEDLLLCMLDNLTSHRRKLVQAAKDRSSVRRVWTKDGKITALVRTEGMNDRRVTIRNMADIERLR